Proteins from a genomic interval of Plasmodium berghei ANKA genome assembly, chromosome: 6:
- a CDS encoding mitochondrial ribosomal protein S8 precursor, putative, protein MQRACEMVVSLLRTDAMTQKCPFHVLNVQILELLQKEGLIRGFAIKGTKIDILLKHYKGAPVIRNIRVVSKPSRDIWLTPHELKFRTRFNTGLWVMQTSCGVISHRDCIRMGIGGKMLFAVNNGYQHFC, encoded by the exons atgcaGAGAGCATGTGAAATGGTAGTATCTTTATTACGAACGGATGCTATGACTCAAAAATGTCCATTTCACGTATTAAATGTTCAAATTCTTGAGTTACTACAAAAGGAAGGTCTCATTAGAGGGTTTGCAATTAAGGGAACAAAAATAGATATACTACTAAAACATTACAAGGGTGCACCg GTCATAAGGAATATTCGAGTTGTATCAAAACCAAGTAGAGATATATGGCTAACACCTCATGAACTCAAATTTCGTACAAGATTCAATACAGGATTATGGGTAATGCAAACTAGTTGTGGTGTAATAAGTCACAGAGATTGTATACGAATGGGTATTGGGGGTAAAATGTTATTTGCAGTTAATAATGGATACCAGCATTTTTGTTAG
- a CDS encoding prefoldin subunit 3, putative: protein MSFDDLTDNTRSVRNIPGAKFIEHVTEFLQNKNEETILRLAKELLLKYKFMEHTFVTRQMNTEKKIPELKDALKVVNTLYKRKQMNETAALEHYFPLEESLYAKGVIEKCDNILLWLGANVMVEFPFNEAIELLNQHLERAINLYEEMDKELIWLHEQISTTEINISRIHNYVEMKKGNKEKNPIETKG, encoded by the exons atgtcatTTGATGATTTGACCGACAATACAAGGTCTGTAAGGAATATCCCAGGAGCAAAATTCATA GAACATGTAACAgaatttttacaaaataaaaatgaggAAACTATTCTTCGATTAGCAAAAGAACTTTTATT aaaatataaatttatggAGCACACTTTTGTAACTAGACAAATGAATACTGAAAAGAAAATACCTGAGTTAAAAGATGCCTTAAAAGTTGTAAATACcttatataaaagaaag cAAATGAATGAAACAGCAGCCTTGGAACATTATTTTCCCCTTGAAGAATCGTTATATGCTAAGGGAGTAATTGAAAAATGTGATAATATTCTTCTTTGGCTAGGg GCTAATGTAATGGTTGAATTTCCATTCAATGAAGCTATAGAACTTTTAAATCAGCATTTAGAAAGAGCAATAAATTTGTATGAAGAAATG GATAAGGAACTTATATGGTTACACGAACAAATATCAACAACtgaaattaatatatcaagaattcataattatgttgagatgaaaaaaggaaataaagaaaaaaatccGATTGAAACTAAAGGCTAA